The following are encoded together in the Lactuca sativa cultivar Salinas chromosome 1, Lsat_Salinas_v11, whole genome shotgun sequence genome:
- the LOC111891199 gene encoding oil body-associated protein 2C, with product MSSTYATDGAGAVNTEIPPGKPMSLEQQILDKGSQMLQSLSPIRQMSQHACTFALYSHDMSRQIETHHFITRLNQDFLQAAVYDTGDSNGRLIGVEYIVSDTIFETLPPEEQKLWHSHAYEIKSGLWVHPRMPDMIVMPELKNLAKTYGKFWCTWQTDRGDKLPLGPPSLMMSPQAAEDGVVKPELVKKRDDKYNFSRDDLMKSRIEIPESEWINPTADYWRQHKKCFEVDVESTDMKKLCAFP from the exons ATGTCTTCAACTTATGCCACCGACGGTGCCGGAGCCGTGAATACTGAGATCCCGCCGGGAAAACCCATGTCGCTGGAGCAACAAATTCTTGACAAAGGGTCTCAAATGTTGCAGTCCTTAAGTCCCATCAGGCAGATGAGCCAACATGCTTGTACTTTTGCTTTGTACAGCCATGACATGTCTCGTCAAATCGAGACTCACCACTTCATCACGCGACTTAACCAGGACTTCCTCCAGGCTGCAGTTTACGACACTGGTGACTCCAATGGCCGTCTCATCG GAGTGGAATATATAGTTTCTGATACTATCTTTGAAACGCTGCCACCTGAGGAACAAAAACTCTGGCACTCTCATGCCTACGAG ATAAAATCTGGTCTATGGGTTCACCCAAGAATGCCAGATATGATTGTCATGCCGGAGTTAAAAAATCTAGCCAAAACTTACGGCAAGTTTTGGTGCACATGGCAAACTGATAGAG GTGATAAACTTCCATTGGGCCCTCCATCGTTAATGATGTCTCCGCAAGCGGCGGAGGATGGGGTGGTGAAACCAGAGTTGGTGAAGAAGAGAGATGACAAATACAACTTCTCAAGAGATGATCTGATGAAGTCGAGGATTGAGATTCCGGAATCAGAATGGATAAACCCAACAGCTGATTACTGGAGGCAGCACAAGAAATGTTTTGAAGTGGACGTAGAAAGCACGGATATGAAGAAACTGTGTGCTTTCCCTTAA